The Paenibacillus polymyxa M1 DNA segment AGGTGGAGAATTGGCGTTACTTTTGGCATCACGCTATAATTTCATTGCTAAAGTTGTGGCTTCTGCACCTCATGCATATTGTTTTCAAGCGTTGGATGGTTTGATGAGTGGTAAAAATGTTTCATCATGGTCATATGAAGGGAGATCATTACCATTTATACCAGTTGATAATGACATTTTTTATGAGCATCATCGTCATTGCATAGAAAAGAATATCCCTTTTGGGTTTATTACTACATATAAAAAAAGTGTGGAAAGGGCAAGAAATAAAGAGGAGGCTCGAATAAAAATAGAGAATGCAAATGCAAATTTATTGCTGATTTCAGGTCAGCAAGATAATATTTGGAATACTCACGATGCATGTGTAGAAATAATGAGTATTTTGAAAAAAAACAATTATAAATACAAATACAATCTCTTAGACTATAAGGATTTAGGTCACTCATTACCAATACCGTTTATTATACCTTTAAGCGAAACGTTGAACTTAAAAATGGGTGGAGGCGTTTTTACTTGTGGTGGTACTTTAAAAGGAAATTCTTTTGGTCAATCAGATTCTTGGCAGAAAACAATAGAATTTTTTATGAATTAGGGCGTGTCTTCAAACTCAGGCAAGCCAAACAATAATGGTTGCCAAGGCAAAAAAAGACTTGAATGTACACGCCAATTTACATAGTGAGTCGCCAGACGACGATAAATTCTTTACTTTATTAAAGGGCATTCCACCAAATAACGTTTTTTGTTAACGATCTTATCATATTTTAGGATGACTCGGCGATTTTTTCTTCGGGAATCACTGGAATAGCCTGTTGTTCCTTCAAAAACATGCGAATGGCATGGATATCTTACGCGCGGTCGTAAAACACTTGGGATGAACATTCCGGGATTATTATCGTATTAGGCTCCATGTTTTTTTCGACAAACACTAATGATGGAAGGAGATAAAGGAGTGAACGGTGTTTTATCCCAGTTCGAATATTGATTTTCGAAAAAAAAGCCGCGGCTCGTTAATAAACGCTGAAGCGTGTCATTATCAGTAAAGCGACATGCAATTCGAGAAGTTGTTTTCTCCGATCCCCAATCACGGAACGTGACCCAGTGCATGATCTGGTTACTTGAATCATACGACTGTGTCCCAGTTACCTTGACTTTAATTCCATCTTTATCGATAAAATTTCCCCAGATGCTTTCCTCTTGGTTAGATAAATCGTTTCCCAAGGGGTTTCGTGTTTCAAAAATAAACATCCCATTTGACTCTAGGTGCTTATAGACGGTTTCGAGTAAGGCTCGTTGATCCTCATCGCTCAAAAATGCTTGGAATGCATTTCCTGTCAAATAAATCATGGAAAAACGCTTCTCGGAATCAAATGTACGAGCATCAGCTTCAATAAAATCCACAGGCAAACCTTGAGCTTTAACCCGCGCTATTCAAGCATGGATGAAGAAATATCAACACCTGTTATATGTATACCCGATTTTGATAAATGAATGGTTGTCAATCCTGTACCACATGCAAGTTCCAGAACTTCGCCTGGGTTCAATCTAGCAATATCAAGATAGAAATTGTATTTATTAGTCTCACCGCCAAATTCAAGATCATAATTAATCGGGTCTCGATACTCTTCAAGATTATCGTGATCTATCAATACGAATCATCCCTTCACTACAATACCGATTTCTTTAAATCATCCTTCATCATACCATACATTTCTGGGTATTGATATAAATGGAAACCGTGTTGAAGTTTTATGAAAACGGACTGACGCACCAAGACATTTAAAATAAAAAAGCCGCTAATTTAGCGGATCGGATGAGGCAATCGTTTCGTCTTTTCATTTGAAAAGTTTACCATAACCTTGACTGAAATCATAGTTTTATAGTTTGAAGACACACACTAGTATAAGAGCTGCAAGATTCGCTCCCGATTTAACATCAATAGAATGGATGACGCTACTGAGGGATGCCATAACCCGATTAAAAAGCGCTGATTTGCGTATACGTGATGTTAAGGGAGAACTTTATATTAAAGAACGATAAAGGGGCAGCGTTTAAAATGGAAAAAATAATGGATGTTAGTTTAACTTTTGAGTCAAAAGATGAAGGTACAATTATAGTAGGAACAAACAAAGGATTAGACCATTTAACCTACCCAGAAATAAAAAAATCATAGATGATAAAATTCTTATTAAAAATGCAGATCAAATTGAGACGGTATTAAGCGTTAGCTCTGTTCAAATTTCAACCTCAATGGCTGAAAGGAAAAATATTGGAATATGCATTGGCAAGTTAGCATCTCCTGATCTTGTTCAAGTTGGGGCAAGTATTTACAGTATAGAAGAATAATTAATATATTGTAGACAAAATGAGATTTGTTGCTGTCAAATAAAATGCTTTAAAAAGGTGGTTCCCCCAAAAGGGGAAACCATCTGAATTTTTTTATGCGAGAAATTTTAGTATTCATTCCTCTTTGTTATAGGAAATTCTTCATTTCATTAAATGCTAACTCCCTGTGACCTACTTGGCAATGTTGCTCACCACCCGTCTCTTTAGTAAATACTTTGGTTGTAATGGACGCAGCATTGATTAATTCTTGTTGGATTTGTGCGAGTCGGCTAATAGGTACGTATTGATCATCTTCTCCAGCTAATAAAAGAACATTTTGATTAATGAACGCCCCAATGCCTTGCATCGTGTGCTTTTCAAAATTTTTAATGAGATCAAAAGGCGTTGCTTCACCGGTGTTTTCCATCCCTTTGGTAATCTTCCAATGCAAATCAATATTGTGAGTCATCATCTGTTCGAATAATGAATTCACTTGATCTACTTCATTACAATCGACTAACTGCACTATGCTCTGGTAAGTTTCTTCTGGCATTCCCATTTTTAAGGCATCTAAACCACAAAAGAAAATGTTAAAAGCAACTACTTTATCGATTCTCTTTTCGAAGGCTGCTGCACGCATAGCTAAATAACTGTACTTGCCAATAATCGCTTCAATAATTTGTAAGTTTTAATAGCTGACAGTATCCCTATGCAACGCTTAGCCATGTTTTAATTTGGTCTAATGTTGCCCCGCTTTTGGCTTGGTTGTAAATATAATCAATCATGTCATGCTTTTTCTGGATACGGTAGTGATGTAACCCATCGTTTAAACTTCCTTGGCTGTCATACTGGCAATACAACGCAGAAAACATGAGCAGGGTCAAGTAACGGTCAATCGCCTGAGTAGATCGAACCTGGTAACGATCCATGGCCAGTTGTACTTTCGCAGTTCGAAAATACGTTTCAATGTCCCAACGTTTGCTGTAATAGCATAGAATCTCTTCATTGCTCAGTGAAATATCCGTGCTCAGAAAGGCCTTCATCTGCTTAGGTTCAAAGCCATCTCCCTCTTTCCAACATAGGAGCAGGGCGGCATTTTCCAAGAGATTGAGCTTCCCTTCATAGCGATATACTCGGTAAGCGGAGGAGCCGATCGTCACCAGAACGGTATCCGATTTCGAGATATAGGAAGCAAAGTTTTTGAGCGATTGCCGGATGCCTTGAGGGTAGAAGATACGGTTCGTTTTCAAACCACTAATCACATGAAAGCCACGTTCCGCGCTCGTTTGGAGTACTGAAGCAGACGGATACCAGGAGTCCATTAGAACGTAAGTTCGGCACGTCGACATCGGAACAGACCGAATCATTTCACAAGCCAAATCGATTTTGCTTTTTGCTTCCCGATCGTAACGTTCTGAGGCAAAGGGGAAAACCCGGTCACCCGAGCGAAGCAAGGCTTGGACAACAACATGCCCGTAGACGGACTGACCTTTGAGATGAGAATGTTGAAACGAAGCCCCTTGAATCCTATGCGTAGCCTGTGACGAAGGCTTGGTTTTTTCACATACGGTATCGTCAAGGATGACAAAAAGGGGGCCATGACCTCGTTGAGCGATTTCCCTCATCTGCTGGAAAGCGACATGTTGAATAATACGTTTCAGGTAAGACGCGTTTCAGTTTCCGTGAGTTAAGAAATGACTCAAGGTTCTGCGGTCTCGATCCTGTAAACTTTCTCGGTAAATATCCGTTAAGGTACCTGAAAATCCAGTCGAAAGCATACCGTCTACGAAGTGCTTGATGTGATGAAGCACCAGTTTTGAGAAATACAGCGGAAGTTTCCATTGTTCCGACCGATTGTTCCAATGATTTTGTTGTGATAAAGTATACGCATGAGACATATCTTGTTCTCCTCTGCGTGGAGTGGTTGGTGGTACTTCTATTTTACGCAGAGAGTCAAGGGTGTCTCTTTTTACATTTCATAGAACTGATTTTGGGCAAGTAAAGTTAATCAAGCTAAGGGGTGGGGGGTTCATGAAACAGGTAAGTAGGTTATAGTGATAGATGGAAAAATAGAGTGGAGGAGTTAAGTATGGTCAAAAAACGAAAGATTTTACTAACCGCAACTATAGTCTATACCATTATTGTGCTTTATTTTATGTTCTTCGCTTTCGGCAGAGGAGAGGCTTCGGAGCAAATTTCCAGCTACACCTTTATTTTTATGCCCGAGAACTTCATTAGTTTGCCGTCTCCAGCTGATCTCCTGCATCCCAGCCTAATGAGTATGGTGGCTTTCGGGAACACTATTGCGTTTATTCCTTTCGGTATATTGATTCCATGGCTGTACAGGGTCAGCTTCGTCCGGTTCATCACCTTATTCTTCATCGCGATTCTTGTGCTGGAAACGATCCAGGCCCTTACATTCCTGGGCAGCTTCGATATCAACGACGCTCTTCAGAATTCGATTGGAGCAGCCCTCGGTTTTGGGGCGTACAAGCTTGGTTTCCGTTACCGGAGTCTCGGGCGCAATCTGGTGGCAACGGCTATATCGGGTATGGTTCTTTTTATAGCTTTATGGGGATTAGGGGCGGCGGTAGACAAAATAACAACTAAAGTAGAAGGTCCGTTTGTGGCGATCACTGAATGGACGGACAACTCGGGCAATTCATCCACCGGAGACAAACCGGACAGTATTCAAATCAACGGACAGAAGATACCGCTCCGCTATAACCTATATGGCGCTGAAGGCGGAGATTCCAGAACGTTCACGTACAAGTCTGAGGGACAGACGATTTTCTCCTTCGATTACGGATGCCCCGAACCAACGGATTATTCCGGTAGTATCAGTGTTACTCGGGATGGCAAGGAGATCATGAGCAATTCTGGAGAACTTCAGCGTACTAATCCTGATCTGTTCCCTTCGCTATTCAAGATTCCGCTTGAGCCGGGGGATGAGCTGAAGATCACGATTAAGGGCGACATGAAAGCATGGGATGTCGGGTATACGCAGATGCAGTATTTCTGGAACTGAGTGCTTAAAGGGATTTCGCCGCCATTTTATCATGAATAACACCTTTTTCATTTCGTGGATACAAATAGGGAAGAGATTTTCGACGAAGCCAGAGAGGGTAAGAGAGAATTGATGGTTCAGGTCTGGTATCCGGCTCAAGCTAGCACCGGCAAGTACGCTCCCTTTATTCCCGATACCCAGATTTTACGTTATATGGCCGCGAACTATGGCCTTCCCGAGTTTACGTTTCAACACCTGAAGTACGTATCCAGCGATGCTTATTCGGGGGCCGAAGTCTCCTCGGTACAGACTTCATACCCGCTGATCCTTGCGAATCCCGGTAACGGCTCTTCCAGGTTCCTCCACACGTCGCAAGCCGAAAATCTCGCGAGTCATGGATATATCGTGGCAGTGATCGACCACACCTACAATACATTTGCAACCGAGTTTCCGGACGGTCGAATCACGACCAGCACAACCAACGACTTATTCTCGCCCGACCATGATTACCAGACGAGTAGAGGAAATCGCGACAAGTTGGGACAAGTTTTAACCGGCGATGTGGCGTTTGCGCTGGACCAATTCGAGTTCATCCAATCGGGGCAGATTCCAAGCCATCTAAAAGGGAGGATTGATCTCGGTCATGTCGGGGTGTTCGGTCATTCCATCGGCGGAGCGACGGCCTATGACGCTTCTTACGATCCGCGAATCGCGGTTGGAATAGACCTTGATGGAGGGCTTTATCGACTGCGTGACAGAGAGGGTCTGCGAAAGCCGTTTTTGTTCATCAACTCGGAAAGCTATTTCGAAAAATTAAAAATGGTGATGGATAACCGGGTCTACATGGATGCAGAGCTTAACCGTATGGGATCTACAAGAGAGTGGGAGGACCAAGTAACGGAAGATAAAAAGTTGGAGCTTGAACGGATGCGCGAAACGGTCGACGAAGGGGGACAAGTCCTCTATATCGAAAATACGGAGCATTTGAATTTTGCCGACGTACAGTTCATTTCTCCGATTTTCAAAATGTTGGGCATTACAGGAAAGATTGCGCCCGAAAGAGCGAACTCCGTTATCAATGCCTATATGCTGGATTTCTTCGATAGGTATCTGAAAAATCAAGACGGAATCTTAATGAAAGGACCGGATAGCCGCTTTCCGGAGGTGAAGTTCGTAACCTCGCTATTATAAATTACGGAACAGGCTACCGATTTTGATATACTCCCCTTCAAGTAGACAGGTTTAATAAATAAACCGCTACTTGAAGGGGAGTTTTCCTTTGTCTAAGAAGAACGAATACAATGCGATTGAGAAACTAGCCATCATACAGGAGTTAAAAGCAGGGCAGAGCAGCCGTGTGGGAGTAGCAAAAAACATAACACAGCGTTACCACCTTAGTGAAGTGGCGACATCGCTATGAGTTGTAAGAATTGAGGGCTAAGGTTTCCTCCGGATAAGAAGATTTGTGGATGCTCACCGCCACGTGTCTTCTGGTAATCGTAGATGACCGACGGCGCTACACCGCGTCCGGTGTGATACAACGGGAGTTCTAATTGATCCGGATGCGTCTGTTCGCTGGAAGCACCGAAACGCTTCTTTTTCGCTAAGCGGAACTGCTTGCTCTTCGTACCCTTTGAGCTTCGACAGAACAATGATTTGCGGAGCACCAAGCTTTCATCGTGAGGCCACTTGCCTAATAGGCTGCGGTACGTGCTACTACGTTTGTTTTAATAGCTGTTAAATTTCTTATTGATTTATAAAGACAGGTTTTATCTATATGAGAAAGTGATTTTTAAGAAAAAAACTTAAATATAGGTTGAATATGGATTTTGTTTCCATTATACTCCTGCTTGAGCGGTATACTTTTTCAATCGTCTATCTACGATTCTAATTTATGAGCTGTCCAAGAAGAAAAATATAAAGAGAGGTGATCCCCGTTTCAATCGTCAATACCGCTTGAAGGCTTATTTTCCTGAAGTGTCTAAGAACTTGGATTATTATTATTGAGGAGGGAACTAATGCTAAGAAAAGGATTATGTGCGGTTGTGCTGCTCAGTCTCCTAACCGTTCTGCTTCCAGCAATGCATACAAGCGCAGCACCGAACTCGAATCTTGTGTGGAGCGACGAATTTAATGGAACTTCGTTAAACCGGTCCAATTGGACCCCTGAAATCGGTACCGGAAGCGGCGGATGGGGAAACAATGAACTGCAGTACTATACCAACCGTGCGCAGAATTTGCAGGTTACTGGAGGCAATCTGGTGATTACGGCACAAAAAGAAGCTTACGGCGGAATGAATTACACCTCTGCCCGGATCAAAACTCAAGACTTGAAAAAATTCACTTATGGGAAAGTGGAAGCGCGCATCAAGTTACCATCCGGTCAAGGGATATGGCCGGCTTTCTGGATGTTAGGCAGCAACATCAGCTCGGTAGGTTGGCCGAAATGCGGAGAAATCGACATTATGGAACGTGTAAACAACAATCCTTCTGTGAACGGTACTGTGCATTGGGATGCGGGAGGACACGCTGACTTCGGGCGGGTATCGGGCAATCTGGATTTTTCCCAATACCATGTGTACAGCATCGAGTGGGACTCCAAGTATATCCGCTGGTTTGTCGACGGGCAGCAGTTCAATGAATTTTATATAGAGAACGGAACCGGGAACACCGAAGAATTTCAGCAGCCGTTCTTTATTCTCCTGAACCTAGCGGTCGGCGGAAACTGGCCTGGTGCTCCCAATAACTCGACGCAGTTCCCGTCCCAAATGCTAGTCGATTACGTGCGTGTCTATCAATAAAGTGTGGGTATTAGATACAATTCATATGAAAGATTATAAAAGCAACCCCGGTCATTTACGGGGTTGCTTCAATTCGCTATAAATTAACTCGCCACTAAGTCCTAATATCTGATCATGTATATCTACATTACTTAATCCCCCGTGATAACAAACCACCGATGCAATGTCGAGATCTAAGTACTTTTTCAATGAGAGACAAGCTGCATTCATATCCGGTGTGGTCGGAGCATGAATTCCTCTGAGAATCCCGTTTTCACTGTACATCGAATCCCCCGCAATGAGAATCTTACTTTGCTTTAAATAAAGGCTGATATGCCCAGGGGTATGCCCAGGCGTATGGATGACGCGAATCCTGCCGCAAAACGGCAGTTCCTGACCATCTATTAAGGTATCATCCACTTTGCCCTTCGGGGGATTCTCAAGGTGATTATCCTTTAAAAGAGGGATCTCCCCCTGAATATATGGCTTATCCAGCTCATGTGCATATACTTTAATATTGTTGCCACACTCCTGCAAAATCTCAGGAAGACAACCTATATGATCCACATCCTGATGTGTCAAAATCACAGCTTTTAGTTTGTCGAACGACACGTCTTAGCTGAAGCATTTCTACTCCCTGTGAAATTTCCATAATATCGGGCCTCCGTAAAACGAAATTACCACCCATGAAAATAGGTTCAAGGGGCGAATCCAACTCTGTGGCGTTGCCGTTCCTTAATGTCAATGGATACGGTGCGAATAGATGTAATAGGAATAACAAATGTCTGATATTGCGTAAGGTATTTTACGAACTTGTCGTCAATCTGATCCAATATTCCGTCGCATACATTTGTCCCATCTATAAAATGAATAGTTACTTCCTTACCTTGTAAGCTTGCTAACATGATATCACCTCGTTTGTTTTCTTGAAGTTTCTTGCCGGATCATTGAAATCTTGAACATACTCTACAAAGAAGTTATCACTTGATCAATAACACCATATTCGAGTGCCTCCTGTGCGGACATGTAAAAATCCCGGTCCATATCTTTTTCGACTTTTTCAAAAGATTGCCCGGTCCGTTCAGCTGTGATACGGGTTGCCTTTTCACGAGTCCATAAAATTCGTTTTGCGCTGATCGCAATATCGCTGGCCTGGCCTTGTGCGCCGCCGTGCGGCTGATGGATCATAATTTCACTGTTCGGCAGTGCAGAACGTTTTCCTTTGGCACCAGCCAGCAAGAGGATGGCGCCAAACGAAGCAGCAAATCCCGTACATATCGTATGCACCTCGGGTTTGATGTACTGCATCGTATCATAAATGGCAAATCCTGCGGAAGTAGAACCACCTGGGCTGTTGATATACATGTAAATATCTTTTTCCGGATCTTCTGCCGCCAGGAACAACAATTGAGCAATAATACTGTTAGCCAATTGATCGTCGATGGTTGCCCCTACAAATACAATACGATCCTTTAACAATCTGGAATAGATATCGTACGATCTTTCACCTTGAGCAGTTTGCTCCACCACATAAGGAACATAAACACTCATTTTTCATACCCCCATTTTCTTGGTTCAGTTGATTTCTTCTTGTAAACGAACCCAGACCGTAAAAAGATACGGAGTTTTAATGGGAAAAATGATTTGCGTATATGGTGTAACTTCTATAACCCCTTGTTCGTTTACAATGAAGGTAGCAAATGGCTTTGCTTTAGCAGAGGGCAGAATATGACCGTAGAGGAGAAGGCCTATGAACATAGAAGATTCTGTACAGATGACAGACAATACACTAGACATCCAGAACTTTGATGAATTACAGGCGGTCCTGAAAAGTTACTGTCTGTCGCTTACGAAATCAAATTGGGATGCGGAAGAATTGGCGCAGGACACTTGGGTAAAAGCATTAGGAAAGTTAAATAAATTCGAGCATACAAATCCCAAGGCACTGTTGATGCGGATTGCTAAAAACACCTGGATTGATGATATACGGAGAAAAGCAGTCTACACTCGAATATTGAATAGGGAACAAGCGAAAGTAACTGTACCGGATCATGGATCTTTTGAAATCGAGATCGCGTTGCAGTCCTTAATGAATCATTTATCTGCGCTTCAGAGAACTGTTTTTTTGCTGCGAGATGTGTTTGGATATTCGATTCGTGAGACATCCGACATGCTTGAAACAACGGAGGGAGCGGTAAAAGTTGCACTTCATCGGGCACGAAAATCGCTAGGAGCAGTTCAGGAGGAACTCTTAAAAGGCGAATTATCCTTACCAGAAAGTGAAAAATCGAAAACTTTTCTAAGGGCATTAACGGCTGCATATCAGATGGGAGATATTGCAACTTTGGTTATGCTTTCCTACCAGGATGTAATAGAACCAGAAGTTATGATCAGTATCGTCAATAATAAGTTGCTCTGGAGTCACGTCTCAGCAAAACAAGCGAATTTCGATACTATAAGTATGATGGCAGCGTAGTTTTTCTTACCATCGTAGTATCATAAGATAGAATCACAAAGAATATTTTGATAAGGAAGACAACAACAAGCTGTTTTAAGCGAGGATAAAGTAATGATAAAGCAAAAATTGAAAATCGAGGGCATCCCGGCAATTTTGTGGGGTGGTGAATCAGATAAGGTATTTATAGCTATCCACGGTAATATGTCAAACAAGGCAGATGATGTGATCGTTATATTTGCAGAAGAAGCAACGGCACAAGGGTATCAAGTCATTAGTTTTGATTTGCCTATACATGGTGACCGCAAAGAAGAAACCTACGTCTGTAAAGTTCAAAATTGTGTTCATGATCTTGACATCATCATGCGTTACACACAAAAGCAATGGCATGAAATTAGTATTTTCGCTTGTAGCATGGGTGCGTATTTTAGTTTACTTGCTTATCATCATCTCCCACTAAAACAATGTCTGTTTCTTTCTCCAGTGCTAGATATGGAGAGAATAATCAAAAATATGATGACATGGTTCAGTGTAAGTGAGGATAGATTAAAAGTTGAAAAAGAAATATCTACACCCATTGGGCAAACACTTTATTGGGATTATTACTGCTATGTTAAATCGCATTCAATTGATACATGGAATAAGCCAACTGCCATACTTTATGGCTCTGAAGATGACTTGTGTGAATATGACGTCATATCTACGTTTGCAAGCCGATTTCATTGCCAGCTAAAAGTGATGGAACGTGGAAAACATTATTTTCACACCAAAGAGCAACTACAGTTTTATAGACAGTGGTTGAAAGAACATGTAACCGCAAAATAAGCATATGGGAAGCAAGGAGTTGATCTCACTGCTTCCCATTTAACGTATCTTCCAGCGCCGTATTTATCTTCAAAAGGTTACAAATAAGTAGCTGGTAAGTGAGTGTTTGAGATTGAAAAAAAGTTGAACCATGTGAAAGAGAATGATTTAGTATTATTGATAACGATGCAAGAAGCCATCAACTAATTTGGCATTTGTCATCTGAATTACAGACTGATCTTCCAGTTCCTCGGCCATATCATCATCTGTCATGGACACGAAAAAAATAATATCTTCTTTGGATTGACCGAATTGAGTAAAAAATACATCGTCGGTTTCTTTAACTACCTTGGCCATAATTTTTATCATTTCATCTTTATAGTCCAACACATTGTCGGTTGCATACAGAAATTTGCTAATATGATTGAGGTGTGTTGTATCGCCATATTGATATTCGCTTAATCCCCATCTGTAATAAATTTCATCTTCCTTGCTGTTGCACAGGTCTTGGGCTTTCATGTTTGTGATATGTCTAACAAGTGATTCCTCCGTATTAACAGCTAGAAATAAGGTGACAAAATCGCTGTCTGTGCCAAACGCGCAAGCGTAAACTTTTTCATCCTTCACTTCTTCCAGTATGCTTTTGAGATCTTCCAAAAATCCTGCTCTAAATCTTTCCTCAAATTCACTCAGAAAATTGCTCATCTGGTTCATATACTCCTTTATGGGTTTTATACTTTACTATTATTAGCACGACTCGTGTAGCCTACCACAATTATAGGAACTTGGATTGGTACGAAACAAATAAGCCTAGAACCTTTCCAGCAGTTGGTTTAGAAATTTTGGTGTAGCATTTTGGATTGAGCTATTGGTTGCTCAGCCAATAGCAAGATTTACAATGAAAAAAATATATGCAAGATAGGCGTTCGTCTTTATTCTTACTGGGCCGTTAAAATCAGTGGGCCGTCCTGCGTAACTGCAATCGTATGCTCATATTGCGCCGACAACTTGCCGTCGGCCGTTCTCGCCGTCCACTGATCGTCGTCGATCGTGATACGGAACGTACCTTCGTTGATCATTGGTTCAATCGTAAACACCATGCCTTCCTTTAACCGAGTGCCTTTGCCAGCTACGCCGATATGCTCGTAGCTCGGCTCCTCGTGCAGGCTCCGCCCGATCCCGTGCGCGAGCAGATCGCGTACGACCGAAAAACCGTTTGCTTCCGCATGCTGTTGAATCGCCGACGTTATGTCGCCGAGCCGTCCTCCGGGGAGTGCTCGGGCGATCCCCAGATCCAAGCATTCCTTTGTCACCCTCATTAATTTTTGCGCCTCCGGCCGGATATTGCCCACCGCATAGCACCAGCACGAATCGCCGAACCATCCGCCGTATTCCACAACGATGTCGAGCTTCAGCAAGTCGCCGTCCATAAGCACCTGGTTCGAAGGAATGCCGTGGGCCACCACATCGTTGACAGAAATGCAGGTTTCGGCGGGGAAACCGTTGTATCCTTTTGTAAACTGCTTGCCGCCCAGCTTGGTGATATGTCTGGCAACAAAGTCATTGATTTCCCGGGTGGTGATCCCAGGCTCTATCAGTTTAACCACCTCGCGGTAGCAGTCCGCAACGATTTGGCTCGCCGGCTTCATCTCTTCGATTTCCCTGGGTGATTTTAAAATGATCATCTTTGTCTATTCGCTCCTTATTAATTCTATAATTTTAAAAACCGGACGATATCTCTGGCCTCCTCGTGCAGCTTTCCGCGGCGAAGCGAAAGCGAGGCGCAGCCGACCAAGGCGGCCAGTAGCATTTCCGTGCGCTGTAGCCGATACGGCGGCTCCGCCGCGTTTCCGCCGGAAGCGGCAGTCCCGTCCGCCGCACGATCGGTTTCCAGCAGCGCGGCAAGCGGCGTGAGCACTTCCCGGCGAAAGGCGGCCGAGAGCGGGGCCGAGCGCCCTTCAGGCAGCGAGGCAAAGCCCTCACCGGCCAACTTATGCAGCAGGTACAGGGCGTGGTCCTCCGCCCAAAGCTGCAGCAGCCGGACGCCAGCGGCGGCGACGGGGCCAAGCTCTGTGGCAGCGGCCGTTTCGCGGCTTCCGCTTTGGGAATCCGCGACAGCCGAGTTCCCGGTGTCCGCCGCCGCAGCCAAGCCGAAATGCCCGCCTGCCGGCGTCTTCTCCGAAGCCGAAGCGGGCGGGGCTTTCGGTTGAGCCTCAAGCGGGGTCTCCAGCCATCCCCCGGCCCGCTCCAATGCGTCCCATAGCAGATCGTGGAGCAAATTG contains these protein-coding regions:
- a CDS encoding type 12 methyltransferase, giving the protein MDFIEADARTFDSEKRFSMIYLTGNAFQAFLSDEDQRALLETVYKHLESNGMFIFETRNPLGNDLSNQEESIWGNFIDKDGIKVKVTGTQSYDSSNQIMHWVTFRDWGSEKTTSRIACRFTDNDTLQRLLTSRGFFFENQYSNWDKTPFTPLSPSIISVCRKKHGA
- a CDS encoding class I SAM-dependent methyltransferase, whose translation is MIDHDNLEEYRDPINYDLEFGGETNKYNFYLDIARLNPGEVLELACGTGLTTIHLSKSGIHITGVDISSSMLE
- a CDS encoding transposase, encoding MREIAQRGHGPLFVILDDTVCEKTKPSSQATHRIQGASFQHSHLKGQSVYGHVVVQALLRSGDRVFPFASERYDREAKSKIDLACEMIRSVPMSTCRTYVLMDSWYPSASVLQTSAERGFHVISGLKTNRIFYPQGIRQSLKNFASYISKSDTVLVTIGSSAYRVYRYEGKLNLLENAALLLCWKEGDGFEPKQMKAFLSTDISLSNEEILCYYSKRWDIETYFRTAKVQLAMDRYQVRSTQAIDRYLTLLMFSALYCQYDSQGSLNDGLHHYRIQKKHDMIDYIYNQAKSGATLDQIKTWLSVA
- a CDS encoding VanZ family protein, whose amino-acid sequence is MVKKRKILLTATIVYTIIVLYFMFFAFGRGEASEQISSYTFIFMPENFISLPSPADLLHPSLMSMVAFGNTIAFIPFGILIPWLYRVSFVRFITLFFIAILVLETIQALTFLGSFDINDALQNSIGAALGFGAYKLGFRYRSLGRNLVATAISGMVLFIALWGLGAAVDKITTKVEGPFVAITEWTDNSGNSSTGDKPDSIQINGQKIPLRYNLYGAEGGDSRTFTYKSEGQTIFSFDYGCPEPTDYSGSISVTRDGKEIMSNSGELQRTNPDLFPSLFKIPLEPGDELKITIKGDMKAWDVGYTQMQYFWN
- the clpP gene encoding ATP-dependent Clp endopeptidase proteolytic subunit ClpP, whose protein sequence is MSVYVPYVVEQTAQGERSYDIYSRLLKDRIVFVGATIDDQLANSIIAQLLFLAAEDPEKDIYMYINSPGGSTSAGFAIYDTMQYIKPEVHTICTGFAASFGAILLLAGAKGKRSALPNSEIMIHQPHGGAQGQASDIAISAKRILWTREKATRITAERTGQSFEKVEKDMDRDFYMSAQEALEYGVIDQVITSL
- a CDS encoding RNA polymerase sigma factor, producing MNIEDSVQMTDNTLDIQNFDELQAVLKSYCLSLTKSNWDAEELAQDTWVKALGKLNKFEHTNPKALLMRIAKNTWIDDIRRKAVYTRILNREQAKVTVPDHGSFEIEIALQSLMNHLSALQRTVFLLRDVFGYSIRETSDMLETTEGAVKVALHRARKSLGAVQEELLKGELSLPESEKSKTFLRALTAAYQMGDIATLVMLSYQDVIEPEVMISIVNNKLLWSHVSAKQANFDTISMMAA
- a CDS encoding alpha/beta hydrolase, whose protein sequence is MIKQKLKIEGIPAILWGGESDKVFIAIHGNMSNKADDVIVIFAEEATAQGYQVISFDLPIHGDRKEETYVCKVQNCVHDLDIIMRYTQKQWHEISIFACSMGAYFSLLAYHHLPLKQCLFLSPVLDMERIIKNMMTWFSVSEDRLKVEKEISTPIGQTLYWDYYCYVKSHSIDTWNKPTAILYGSEDDLCEYDVISTFASRFHCQLKVMERGKHYFHTKEQLQFYRQWLKEHVTAK
- a CDS encoding DUF4303 domain-containing protein, whose translation is MSNFLSEFEERFRAGFLEDLKSILEEVKDEKVYACAFGTDSDFVTLFLAVNTEESLVRHITNMKAQDLCNSKEDEIYYRWGLSEYQYGDTTHLNHISKFLYATDNVLDYKDEMIKIMAKVVKETDDVFFTQFGQSKEDIIFFVSMTDDDMAEELEDQSVIQMTNAKLVDGFLHRYQ
- the map gene encoding type I methionyl aminopeptidase, translated to MIILKSPREIEEMKPASQIVADCYREVVKLIEPGITTREINDFVARHITKLGGKQFTKGYNGFPAETCISVNDVVAHGIPSNQVLMDGDLLKLDIVVEYGGWFGDSCWCYAVGNIRPEAQKLMRVTKECLDLGIARALPGGRLGDITSAIQQHAEANGFSVVRDLLAHGIGRSLHEEPSYEHIGVAGKGTRLKEGMVFTIEPMINEGTFRITIDDDQWTARTADGKLSAQYEHTIAVTQDGPLILTAQ